Proteins encoded within one genomic window of Amycolatopsis nigrescens CSC17Ta-90:
- a CDS encoding SGNH/GDSL hydrolase family protein, whose amino-acid sequence MSYQRFVAVGDSCAEGLDDPHPHGGYYRGWADLVAARLAATEPDFRYANLAVRGRRLDQIAAEQIPKVAALEPDLVTLFGGGNDVLTRGWTARTVAARVDAAVRALTSLAPAVVVFTLSDLSGQLPMGRRMRPRLIALNDAIREAAVSYGALLVDLWQDPAAGDLRYFGPDRLHLGEHGHRRVAAHLLERLGAPYEESWLRPLPGTPAPPSLRANVDWLRREVLPVAVTRFRNRLIGRSPGDGFLPKRPELLPVLAEEAATESALVLR is encoded by the coding sequence ATGAGCTACCAACGGTTCGTCGCGGTCGGCGACAGCTGCGCCGAAGGCCTGGACGACCCGCATCCACACGGCGGGTACTACCGCGGCTGGGCCGACCTGGTCGCGGCCAGGCTGGCCGCGACCGAGCCGGACTTCCGGTACGCCAACCTCGCGGTGCGCGGGCGGCGGCTGGACCAGATCGCCGCCGAGCAGATCCCCAAGGTGGCCGCGCTCGAGCCCGATCTGGTCACCCTGTTCGGCGGCGGGAACGACGTGCTGACCCGCGGCTGGACCGCGCGCACGGTGGCAGCCAGGGTGGACGCGGCGGTACGGGCGCTCACCTCGCTGGCTCCGGCCGTGGTCGTGTTCACCCTCAGCGACCTCTCCGGCCAGCTGCCGATGGGCCGCCGGATGCGGCCGCGGCTGATCGCGCTGAACGACGCGATCCGCGAGGCCGCGGTGAGCTACGGCGCGCTGCTGGTCGACCTCTGGCAAGACCCGGCGGCCGGCGACCTCCGGTACTTCGGACCGGACCGGTTGCATCTCGGCGAGCACGGCCACCGCAGGGTGGCCGCGCATCTGCTGGAACGGCTCGGCGCGCCGTACGAGGAATCCTGGCTGCGACCACTGCCCGGCACGCCGGCACCACCTTCGCTCCGCGCGAACGTGGACTGGCTGCGCCGCGAAGTGCTGCCGGTGGCCGTGACCAGGTTCCGGAACCGGCTCATCGGCCGTTCCCCCGGCGACGGTTTCCTGCCGAAACGCCCCGAGCTGCTGCCCGTGCTCGCGGAGGAAGCGGCCACGGAATCCGCCTTGGTGCTCAGATGA
- a CDS encoding alpha/beta hydrolase, translating into MRRWSRLALAAVAVTAALTPLSATAAEVPDPLAPGPHPVAETGYTLGDDVFHPTSFPGPVELTGQVYYPADSEHGPYPLVVLLHGRHATCYQPGTDQADSSWPCPEGKKPIDSHLGYAALARTLASQGYGVISVSANGINAADSLDSSYGQPARGELVLAHLDLWRKWRDEPGAPVPGSVARSFDLDRIGLMGHSRGGEGVVNAVEQNAQRPQPYRIGALLPLAATDFERRIPTGLPMASLLPACDGDVSDLQGVHYYDDGRYRIAGDRATRHVVTVPGANHNYFNSMWSESAGLPGSMDDWRGEPGSPCAPGQPSRLTEADQLATGNAYMGAFFRYYLGGEDAFAPLWRGAGRLPSGIGAGVQTSYHPPSATARRKDVYRFANPRGGVNDLGGAVTPAGGLTTQPCGGESMETNDSCLRFAQADPQREPHRGWGFLGVQGQRVDWSSTSDSLTNEVPESAGDLRGYAAVQFRAAVDYTSERNPRGQAQDLHLVLTDADGRSAAARAGEFGTGLAYPPTTSDQDVIPHLLLNPVRVPLSAFTGIDLAKVRSVKLAFDVRPTGSLTMADLSFTD; encoded by the coding sequence ATGCGGCGCTGGAGCAGGCTGGCGCTCGCGGCCGTGGCCGTGACCGCCGCACTCACCCCGCTGTCCGCGACCGCGGCCGAGGTACCAGATCCACTTGCACCCGGACCGCATCCGGTCGCCGAAACCGGCTACACGCTGGGCGACGACGTGTTCCATCCGACCAGTTTTCCCGGCCCGGTGGAGCTGACCGGCCAGGTCTACTACCCGGCCGACAGCGAGCACGGGCCGTACCCGCTGGTCGTGCTGCTGCACGGCAGGCACGCGACCTGCTACCAGCCGGGCACCGACCAGGCGGATTCGAGCTGGCCGTGCCCGGAGGGCAAGAAGCCGATCGACAGCCATCTCGGTTACGCCGCGCTCGCCAGGACGCTGGCGTCCCAGGGGTACGGGGTGATTTCGGTCAGCGCCAACGGAATCAACGCGGCGGACTCGCTGGACAGCTCGTACGGGCAGCCGGCTCGCGGGGAGCTGGTGCTGGCGCATCTCGACCTGTGGCGGAAATGGCGCGACGAGCCGGGCGCACCGGTGCCCGGGTCCGTCGCCCGCTCCTTCGACCTGGACCGGATCGGCCTGATGGGCCATTCGCGAGGTGGCGAAGGCGTGGTCAACGCCGTCGAGCAGAACGCGCAGCGGCCGCAGCCCTACCGGATCGGTGCGCTGCTTCCGTTGGCCGCCACCGACTTCGAGCGGCGCATCCCGACCGGACTGCCGATGGCGAGCTTGCTGCCCGCCTGCGACGGCGACGTTTCCGACCTTCAGGGCGTGCACTACTACGACGACGGCCGCTACCGGATCGCCGGCGACCGGGCGACCCGGCACGTGGTGACCGTGCCTGGTGCGAACCACAACTACTTCAACAGCATGTGGTCGGAAAGCGCCGGGCTGCCCGGTTCGATGGACGACTGGCGCGGCGAACCGGGTTCACCCTGCGCGCCGGGGCAGCCGTCCAGGCTCACCGAAGCGGACCAGCTCGCCACCGGAAACGCCTATATGGGCGCGTTCTTCCGCTACTACCTCGGCGGCGAGGACGCGTTCGCGCCGCTGTGGCGTGGTGCCGGCCGGTTGCCTTCGGGGATCGGGGCCGGGGTGCAGACGTCGTACCACCCGCCGTCGGCGACCGCCCGGCGCAAGGACGTCTACCGGTTCGCGAACCCCCGTGGCGGGGTCAACGACCTCGGCGGGGCGGTCACCCCGGCCGGCGGGCTCACCACCCAGCCCTGCGGCGGGGAGTCGATGGAGACCAACGACTCCTGCCTGCGGTTCGCCCAGGCCGACCCGCAGCGCGAACCGCACCGCGGCTGGGGTTTCCTCGGTGTGCAAGGGCAACGGGTGGACTGGTCGTCCACTTCGGACAGTCTGACGAACGAGGTGCCGGAGTCGGCCGGCGATCTGCGCGGGTACGCCGCGGTGCAGTTCCGGGCCGCGGTGGACTACACCAGCGAACGCAACCCGCGCGGGCAGGCGCAGGACCTGCACCTCGTGCTCACCGACGCGGACGGCAGGTCCGCCGCCGCGCGGGCCGGCGAGTTCGGCACCGGGCTCGCGTACCCGCCGACCACCTCGGACCAGGACGTCATCCCGCACCTGCTGCTGAACCCGGTGCGGGTGCCGCTGAGCGCGTTCACCGGGATCGACCTGGCGAAGGTGCGCAGCGTCAAGCTGGCCTTCGACGTCCGGCCGACCGGTTCGCTGACCATGGCCGATCTGAGCTTCACCGACTGA
- a CDS encoding GlxA family transcriptional regulator: protein MLKTVAVVLVEGVAPFELGVICEVFGIKRDSPEVPPIEFRVCGERPGEPLRANVGFGLTPDYGLDGLVGADLVALPACDTREVYPPAVLEALRAASARGATLLSVCTGAFVLGAAGLLDGRKCTTHWRHADAFAARYPLAELDPDVLFVDDGDIVTSAGAAAGIDACLHVVRRELGSAAATLIARRMVVPPQRDGGQRQFVELPIPECTGDSLAPVLTWMLENLTVEHTVAALARRANLSERTFARRFAAETGTTPNRWLSTQRVLHARRLLEDTPLSVDEIARESGFGTAALLRHHFHRVVGVSPKDYRRTFSKCVEVLPG from the coding sequence ATGCTCAAGACTGTCGCGGTGGTGCTGGTCGAGGGTGTCGCGCCCTTCGAGCTCGGCGTGATCTGCGAGGTGTTCGGCATCAAGCGCGATTCCCCCGAGGTCCCGCCGATCGAGTTCCGGGTATGCGGGGAGCGGCCGGGCGAGCCGCTGCGGGCCAACGTCGGCTTCGGGCTGACCCCGGACTACGGGCTGGACGGCCTGGTCGGCGCCGACCTAGTCGCGCTGCCCGCGTGCGATACCCGCGAGGTGTACCCGCCCGCCGTGCTCGAAGCGCTGCGTGCCGCCTCCGCGCGCGGCGCGACCCTGCTTTCGGTGTGCACCGGCGCTTTCGTGCTGGGTGCGGCCGGTCTGCTGGACGGGCGGAAGTGCACCACGCACTGGCGGCACGCGGACGCGTTCGCCGCCAGGTACCCGCTGGCCGAGCTGGATCCGGACGTGCTGTTCGTGGACGACGGCGACATCGTCACCAGCGCCGGCGCGGCCGCCGGCATCGACGCCTGCCTGCACGTGGTCCGCCGCGAGCTCGGCTCGGCCGCGGCCACCCTGATCGCCCGCCGGATGGTCGTGCCGCCCCAGCGCGACGGCGGCCAGCGCCAGTTCGTCGAACTGCCCATCCCCGAGTGCACCGGCGACAGCCTGGCGCCGGTGCTCACCTGGATGCTCGAGAACCTCACCGTCGAGCACACGGTGGCCGCGCTGGCCCGGCGCGCGAACCTCTCCGAACGAACCTTCGCCAGGCGGTTCGCCGCGGAGACCGGAACCACCCCGAACCGCTGGCTGTCCACCCAGCGGGTGCTGCACGCGCGCCGGCTCCTGGAGGACACCCCGCTCAGCGTGGACGAGATCGCCCGCGAGAGCGGGTTCGGCACCGCGGCCCTGCTGCGGCACCACTTCCACCGGGTGGTCGGGGTGTCGCCGAAGGACTACCGCCGGACGTTCTCGAAATGCGTCGAGGTCTTGCCCGGCTGA
- a CDS encoding TetR/AcrR family transcriptional regulator: MGTRRRLIDCASELLDSEGVEAVTLRRIAKRAGVSHGAPLRHFAGRAQLLSAVATLGFQELYGRKDELPDGSPREVLLAACHSYVDFALARPARFELMFRHDLIDPADPELVRHSSAVFDLFAGMVAAVPSAGWRAGTDPRLAAASLWAALHGLARLWLWGGLAEASFAPDVTAVLAVTLESYLDQRVDMINHCP; this comes from the coding sequence GTGGGCACCCGCCGGCGCCTGATCGACTGCGCGAGCGAGCTACTCGACTCCGAAGGCGTCGAAGCGGTCACCCTGCGCCGGATTGCCAAGCGCGCCGGGGTTTCGCACGGTGCCCCGCTGCGCCATTTCGCCGGCCGCGCGCAGTTGCTCTCCGCGGTGGCCACGCTCGGGTTCCAGGAACTGTACGGGCGCAAGGACGAGCTGCCGGACGGTTCGCCGCGCGAGGTGCTGCTGGCCGCCTGCCACAGCTATGTCGATTTCGCGCTGGCGCGGCCGGCCAGGTTCGAGCTGATGTTCCGGCACGACCTGATCGACCCCGCCGATCCGGAGCTGGTGCGGCACAGCAGCGCTGTTTTCGACCTGTTCGCCGGCATGGTGGCGGCGGTGCCGTCGGCGGGCTGGCGGGCGGGCACCGATCCCCGGCTGGCCGCAGCCTCGCTGTGGGCCGCGCTGCACGGGCTGGCCAGGCTCTGGTTGTGGGGCGGGCTGGCCGAAGCCAGTTTCGCCCCGGACGTGACCGCAGTGCTGGCGGTGACCCTGGAGTCCTATCTCGACCAACGCGTGGACATGATCAACCACTGCCCATAG
- a CDS encoding MOSC domain-containing protein: MSVEGVFVGRPSVLGTQRGEPVYSAITKHRVDAAELRLTELNLDGDDQADRTVHGGPDKAVYAYPAEHYRDWAADSFELAPGAVGENVSCTGADERTVRIGDVWQWGDALVSVSQPRSPCFKLAMKAGRKDVVPAMIDSGRSGWYLRVLRPGLVPTSGPMVLAERDLACPTVAEVYLVSFANGAKLDDAQRAAFRELAERVTGAPGLAERYRQGLLKKLAKLVDSGR; the protein is encoded by the coding sequence ATGAGCGTCGAAGGTGTCTTCGTCGGCAGGCCCAGCGTGCTCGGCACGCAGCGCGGCGAGCCGGTGTACAGCGCGATCACCAAGCACCGGGTGGACGCGGCCGAGCTGCGGCTGACCGAGCTAAACCTGGACGGGGACGACCAGGCCGACCGGACTGTGCACGGCGGGCCGGACAAGGCGGTCTACGCCTATCCCGCCGAGCACTACCGGGACTGGGCCGCGGACTCCTTCGAGCTGGCGCCCGGCGCGGTCGGCGAGAACGTCTCCTGCACCGGCGCGGACGAGCGCACGGTGCGCATCGGGGACGTCTGGCAGTGGGGCGACGCGCTGGTCAGCGTGTCCCAACCCCGGTCGCCGTGTTTCAAACTCGCGATGAAGGCGGGCCGCAAGGACGTGGTGCCGGCGATGATCGACTCCGGGCGCAGCGGCTGGTACCTCCGGGTGCTGCGGCCGGGTCTGGTGCCCACGTCGGGGCCGATGGTGTTGGCCGAGCGCGACCTGGCCTGCCCGACCGTGGCCGAGGTGTACCTGGTCTCCTTCGCGAACGGGGCCAAGCTCGACGACGCGCAGCGGGCCGCTTTCCGCGAGCTGGCCGAGCGGGTGACCGGCGCGCCGGGGCTGGCCGAGCGGTACCGGCAGGGGCTGCTGAAAAAGCTGGCCAAGCTGGTCGATTCCGGTCGATGA
- a CDS encoding alpha-L-fucosidase, translating to MSRSSRSPLRAALCLLAAAFTAGALPAVTQAAPAQGPGTNYATDDPFTADRTAWWRDDRFGMFIHFGAYSQLQGRYQRPDGTTCQDAEWIQRQCRIPAAEYEKLAADFNPAGFDANAIARTAKDAGQKYLVITSKHHEGYAMWPTKVNDWNLRDHSSFDKNRDIMAELKRATDEQGVKLGFYYSIWDWHDPDFADPATFPRYKERMYAQLKELVDNYHPAVLWFDGEWSTDRPNNPWTERDGEELEAYVRSLDPNIVLNNRVGKRRVVDGDTGTPEQEIPEQPVDGQLWESCMTLNGSWGYTDWDHNWKSPTDLTRNLTSIASRSGNYLLNVGPDRNGVVPKESVDRLKQMGDWLKTNGQGRAVYGAGAPGIVAEPDWGVVSRQGDRLYASVYNWPAAGQSLKLDALSPFRVTGARVLGSDQRVRVGQDATGVTLTPEGKPTNEIATVIELKVRTPALARPGHGKGLTAQFWANPDFTGQPVVTRTDPGVNYNWKFTGSPAASVPAEGFSSRWTGRVVPRETGEYTFTTVSDDTVRLWVDGRLVVDNTVPHGPAVDKGAIRLTAGRHYSIRLEQVERGGEASMKLLWSSPNTPQEIVPTGQLFPLS from the coding sequence ATGTCTCGATCGTCCCGCTCACCGCTCCGCGCCGCGTTGTGCCTGCTGGCCGCCGCGTTCACGGCCGGCGCCCTGCCGGCCGTGACGCAGGCGGCCCCCGCCCAGGGGCCGGGCACCAACTACGCCACCGACGACCCGTTCACCGCCGACCGCACCGCCTGGTGGCGTGACGACCGGTTCGGCATGTTCATCCACTTCGGCGCCTACTCCCAGCTTCAGGGCAGGTACCAGCGACCGGACGGAACCACCTGCCAGGACGCCGAATGGATCCAGCGGCAGTGCCGGATTCCAGCGGCGGAGTACGAAAAGCTCGCCGCGGACTTCAACCCGGCCGGGTTCGACGCGAACGCCATCGCGCGCACCGCCAAGGACGCCGGCCAGAAGTACCTGGTGATCACCAGCAAGCACCACGAGGGCTACGCGATGTGGCCGACCAAGGTGAACGACTGGAACCTGCGCGACCACTCGTCCTTCGACAAGAACCGCGACATCATGGCGGAGCTCAAGCGCGCCACCGACGAACAGGGCGTGAAACTGGGCTTCTACTACAGCATCTGGGACTGGCACGACCCGGACTTCGCCGACCCGGCGACCTTCCCGCGTTACAAGGAGCGGATGTACGCCCAGCTCAAGGAGCTCGTCGACAACTACCACCCGGCGGTGCTCTGGTTCGACGGCGAGTGGAGCACCGACCGGCCGAACAACCCGTGGACCGAGCGCGACGGCGAAGAGCTGGAGGCCTACGTCCGCAGCCTGGACCCGAACATCGTGCTGAACAACCGGGTCGGCAAGCGGCGCGTGGTGGACGGCGACACCGGCACCCCGGAACAGGAGATCCCCGAGCAACCGGTGGACGGCCAGCTCTGGGAGTCCTGCATGACGCTCAACGGCAGCTGGGGCTACACCGACTGGGATCACAACTGGAAGTCGCCCACCGACCTGACCCGCAACCTGACGTCCATCGCCAGCCGCAGCGGCAACTACCTGCTCAACGTCGGCCCGGACCGCAACGGCGTGGTGCCGAAGGAGTCCGTGGACCGGCTGAAGCAGATGGGCGACTGGCTCAAGACGAACGGGCAGGGCCGCGCGGTGTACGGCGCGGGCGCGCCGGGGATCGTCGCCGAGCCGGACTGGGGTGTGGTCAGCCGCCAGGGTGACCGGCTCTACGCCTCGGTGTACAACTGGCCCGCCGCCGGGCAATCCTTGAAGCTGGACGCGCTCTCGCCGTTCCGGGTGACCGGGGCGCGGGTGCTCGGCAGTGACCAGCGGGTGCGCGTCGGCCAGGACGCGACCGGAGTGACGCTGACCCCGGAAGGCAAGCCCACCAACGAAATCGCCACCGTGATCGAGTTGAAGGTACGCACCCCGGCGCTCGCCAGACCGGGGCACGGCAAGGGGCTGACCGCGCAGTTCTGGGCGAATCCCGACTTCACCGGCCAACCCGTGGTGACCAGGACCGACCCCGGGGTGAACTACAACTGGAAGTTCACCGGCTCGCCGGCCGCGTCAGTGCCGGCCGAGGGATTCTCCTCGCGGTGGACCGGAAGGGTGGTGCCGCGTGAGACCGGTGAGTACACCTTCACCACGGTTTCGGATGACACGGTCCGGCTCTGGGTGGACGGGCGGTTGGTGGTGGACAACACGGTTCCGCATGGGCCGGCGGTGGACAAAGGTGCCATCCGGCTCACTGCTGGCAGGCATTACTCGATCCGACTGGAACAGGTCGAGCGTGGTGGGGAAGCATCTATGAAGCTGCTCTGGTCCAGTCCGAATACTCCGCAGGAGATCGTGCCGACTGGGCAGCTCTTTCCCTTGTCCTGA
- a CDS encoding alpha/beta fold hydrolase: MHEWTDSFQTFRSTAGDVRWAAFGDPAHEPVVLLHGTPWSSYSWRAVAAALSGRYRVFVWDMPGYGASEKFEGQDVSVGAQGKVFTELLAHWGLDEPLVVGHDFGGAVALRAHLLHGAKYRRLVLADPVALTPTGSEFFRLVRENAEVFGKLPSHLHRALVREYVASSGGFGLHPRVVDALAEPWLGEVGQAAFYRQIAQAEEHYFAEVEARCPELDLPVLICWGAEDRWIPVARADELAALIPGARLRVLPGAGHLVQEDSPAELTAALLEFLGGETAGN, encoded by the coding sequence ATGCATGAATGGACCGACAGCTTCCAGACCTTCCGCAGTACCGCCGGCGACGTCCGCTGGGCCGCGTTCGGCGATCCCGCACACGAGCCGGTGGTGCTGCTGCACGGCACCCCGTGGTCGTCCTACAGCTGGCGTGCCGTCGCGGCCGCGCTGTCCGGGCGGTACCGGGTCTTCGTCTGGGACATGCCGGGTTACGGCGCGTCGGAGAAGTTCGAAGGCCAGGACGTTTCCGTTGGCGCGCAAGGAAAAGTCTTCACCGAGCTGCTGGCGCACTGGGGACTGGACGAGCCGCTGGTGGTCGGTCACGACTTCGGTGGCGCGGTCGCCCTGCGGGCGCATCTGCTGCACGGCGCGAAGTACCGGCGGCTGGTACTGGCCGACCCGGTCGCGCTGACCCCGACGGGTTCGGAGTTCTTCCGGCTGGTCCGCGAGAACGCCGAGGTCTTCGGCAAGCTGCCGTCGCATCTGCATCGGGCGCTGGTGCGCGAGTACGTGGCGTCGTCCGGCGGTTTCGGGCTGCACCCGCGGGTGGTCGACGCGCTGGCCGAGCCCTGGCTCGGCGAGGTCGGCCAGGCCGCGTTCTACCGGCAAATCGCGCAGGCCGAAGAGCACTACTTCGCCGAGGTCGAGGCCCGGTGTCCGGAACTGGACCTGCCGGTGCTGATCTGCTGGGGTGCCGAGGATCGGTGGATCCCGGTGGCCAGGGCGGACGAGTTGGCCGCGCTGATACCGGGCGCGCGGCTGCGGGTGCTGCCCGGCGCCGGGCACCTGGTGCAGGAGGACAGCCCGGCCGAGCTGACCGCGGCCCTGCTGGAGTTCCTCGGCGGTGAGACGGCTGGAAACTAA
- a CDS encoding TetR/AcrR family transcriptional regulator has translation MSTDGRLARGDSTRRTVLRRAVDLASVSGLDGLSIGGLAGELELSKSGLFALFGSKEELQLATIEAASEIFHRQVIAPALAEPAGLPRLWGLCEAWLRYSERRVFPGGCFFYNTAAEFDARPGRVHDAVARSRTGLIGLIAELAAEAVQLGHLDGDVEGAQLAFEVDALARAANADSVLHGGSEPYRRARKGILARLRAVATAPVALPAD, from the coding sequence ATGAGCACTGACGGCAGGCTGGCGCGCGGGGATTCCACGCGGCGCACGGTGCTGCGCCGAGCGGTGGACCTGGCGTCGGTGTCCGGGCTGGACGGGCTGTCCATCGGCGGGCTGGCCGGGGAGCTCGAACTGAGCAAGAGCGGGCTGTTCGCGCTTTTCGGCTCCAAGGAGGAGCTGCAGCTGGCCACCATCGAGGCCGCGTCGGAGATTTTCCACCGGCAGGTGATCGCACCCGCGCTGGCCGAGCCGGCCGGGCTGCCGAGGCTGTGGGGGCTGTGCGAGGCGTGGCTGCGCTATTCGGAGCGGCGGGTGTTCCCCGGCGGTTGCTTCTTCTACAACACCGCCGCGGAGTTCGACGCCAGGCCGGGCCGGGTGCACGACGCCGTCGCCAGGTCGCGCACCGGGCTGATCGGGCTGATCGCCGAACTGGCCGCGGAAGCGGTCCAGCTGGGCCACCTCGACGGAGACGTCGAAGGGGCCCAGCTGGCCTTCGAGGTGGATGCCCTCGCCAGGGCCGCGAACGCCGATTCGGTGCTGCACGGGGGATCCGAACCGTATCGCCGGGCGCGCAAGGGCATCCTGGCCCGCCTGCGGGCAGTGGCTACCGCGCCGGTCGCACTGCCCGCAGACTGA
- a CDS encoding beta-N-acetylhexosaminidase, whose product MVGLLGAAVLGLSVLGPPALAEPAADASAAGHQGGSAQFANLLPAPVDAKSNPKADFWLSPATVIKTARGSAEAKKVGDYLAGLLRKSTGYSLPVQSGHTSRPAISLEIGKTAKVGDQGYQLDVARNGVTLRANTADGLFSGVQTLRQLLPAQIEATKPQPRKWTVPGGKIVDYPRFGYRAAMLDIARHFHTLDEIKTYIDEIAQHKINFLHLHLTDDQGWRIQIDSWPKLTTVGGGEGTGVDGVGGGFLTKADYAELNRYAASRHITVVPEIDMPGHTNAAQHTYAELNCDGVAPPARTDIEVGYSSLCINSEITYKFVEDVIRELAAMTPGPFLHVGGDEAHATSDADYKTFQDKVLPLVGKYGKRASGWNEVTKVNPPISVVPQYWDTARENASAAAAAARGNKFIMSPANKAYLDMKYDENTKLGLKWAGYVEVRDSYDWDPATYVTGIGEKSVFGVEAPLWSETLRSIDDIEFMAFPRLAGIAEIGWSPQSTHDWESYRARLAEYGPRWAAQGIDFYRSPQVDWK is encoded by the coding sequence ATGGTCGGCCTGCTGGGCGCGGCCGTACTCGGCCTGTCGGTGCTGGGTCCACCGGCGCTGGCCGAGCCGGCGGCGGACGCGTCCGCCGCCGGTCACCAGGGCGGCAGTGCCCAGTTCGCCAACCTGCTGCCGGCGCCGGTCGACGCGAAATCCAACCCCAAGGCCGACTTCTGGCTCAGCCCGGCCACCGTGATCAAGACAGCGCGCGGTTCGGCCGAAGCCAAGAAGGTCGGCGACTACCTGGCCGGCCTGCTGCGCAAGTCCACCGGCTACTCGCTGCCGGTGCAGTCCGGGCACACCAGCCGGCCCGCGATCTCGCTGGAGATCGGCAAGACGGCCAAGGTCGGCGACCAGGGTTACCAGCTCGACGTGGCCCGCAACGGGGTGACGCTGCGGGCGAACACCGCGGACGGCCTCTTCTCCGGCGTGCAGACGCTGCGCCAGCTGCTGCCCGCGCAGATCGAAGCCACCAAGCCGCAGCCGCGGAAGTGGACCGTGCCCGGCGGCAAGATCGTGGACTACCCGCGGTTCGGCTACCGCGCCGCGATGCTGGACATCGCCAGGCACTTCCACACCCTTGACGAGATCAAGACCTACATCGACGAGATCGCCCAGCACAAGATCAACTTCCTGCACCTGCACCTGACCGACGACCAGGGCTGGCGCATCCAGATCGACAGCTGGCCCAAGCTGACCACCGTCGGCGGCGGCGAAGGCACCGGGGTGGACGGGGTCGGCGGCGGTTTCCTGACCAAGGCCGACTACGCCGAGCTGAACCGGTACGCGGCCTCGCGGCACATCACCGTGGTGCCGGAGATCGACATGCCGGGGCACACCAACGCGGCGCAGCACACCTACGCCGAGCTGAACTGCGACGGGGTCGCCCCGCCGGCGCGCACCGACATCGAGGTGGGCTACAGCTCGCTGTGCATCAACTCGGAGATCACCTACAAGTTCGTCGAGGACGTGATCCGCGAACTGGCCGCGATGACCCCGGGACCGTTCCTGCACGTCGGCGGCGACGAGGCGCACGCCACCTCGGACGCGGACTACAAGACCTTCCAGGACAAGGTGCTGCCGCTGGTCGGCAAGTACGGCAAGCGGGCGTCGGGCTGGAACGAGGTCACCAAGGTCAACCCGCCGATCTCGGTGGTGCCGCAGTACTGGGACACCGCCAGGGAGAACGCCAGCGCGGCGGCCGCGGCCGCACGCGGCAACAAGTTCATCATGTCCCCGGCGAACAAGGCCTACCTCGACATGAAGTACGACGAGAACACCAAGCTCGGCCTGAAGTGGGCCGGCTACGTCGAGGTCCGCGACTCCTACGACTGGGACCCGGCCACCTACGTGACCGGGATCGGTGAGAAGTCCGTGTTCGGCGTCGAAGCCCCGCTGTGGTCGGAGACCCTGCGGTCCATCGACGACATCGAGTTCATGGCCTTCCCGCGGCTGGCCGGGATCGCCGAGATCGGCTGGTCGCCGCAGTCCACTCACGACTGGGAGTCCTACCGGGCACGGCTGGCCGAGTACGGCCCGCGGTGGGCCGCGCAGGGGATCGACTTCTACCGCTCCCCGCAGGTCGACTGGAAATAG